The Haloplanus sp. CK5-1 genome contains a region encoding:
- a CDS encoding class I SAM-dependent methyltransferase — MHGPGDVRFFDGVAALYDRFAPATDPEPIWTGLARADRPVDRVVDLAGGTGRAARAVTAAADSSPSAVVVDASDAMLRRAADRGTPAIRGDAGRLPLRDGSVDAVVVLDALHHLPAPGAALSEAGRVLRPGGVVVIREFDPDTLRGRVLAASERAMGFDSTFRGPDATADAVAAAGLDATVLDRGFAFTVLGTKRGSH; from the coding sequence ATGCACGGTCCCGGTGACGTGCGGTTCTTCGACGGTGTCGCGGCGCTCTACGACCGCTTCGCGCCCGCGACCGATCCGGAGCCGATCTGGACCGGTCTCGCCCGCGCCGATCGGCCGGTCGACCGGGTCGTCGACCTCGCGGGTGGGACCGGGCGGGCCGCACGCGCGGTGACGGCCGCCGCCGACTCGTCGCCCTCGGCCGTCGTCGTCGACGCCTCGGACGCCATGCTCCGGCGCGCCGCCGACCGCGGGACGCCGGCGATCCGCGGGGACGCCGGCCGCCTCCCGCTCCGGGACGGCTCCGTGGACGCCGTCGTCGTCCTCGACGCGCTCCACCACCTGCCTGCGCCCGGAGCCGCGCTGTCCGAAGCCGGCCGGGTTCTGCGGCCCGGGGGCGTGGTCGTGATTCGGGAGTTCGACCCCGACACGCTCCGCGGACGGGTGCTGGCGGCCAGCGAGCGCGCGATGGGCTTCGATTCCACGTTCCGCGGGCCGGACGCGACGGCCGACGCCGTCGCCGCCGCCGGGTTGGACGCGACGGTCCTCGACCGCGGCTTCGCCTTCACGGTCCTCGGAACGAAGCGAGGGAGCCATTAA
- a CDS encoding AI-2E family transporter, translated as MSVLEIARYRFGWWGFGVALGAALMYVVYSFIGTFVFGVFIYYATRPIYRRIRRVIRQPTLAAAVSLFALTLPALLLVVYALSIALNQLQRYADDGMGLLSTLPFVDSELIENVADPATLLELDPQEYLTGEGIASALASLGSAVDTVAFLGVGAVHLFVMFALAFYLLRDGGRLSRWSINRFGDDRGLLQSYGKAVDRDFKAIFFGNILNAVFTGTIGVLVYSVLNVYAPAGVAIPAAALVGLLAGVASLVPMVGMKLVYVPVAAYLAVLSLLTDPNTLWFAGTFAVVSFVVVDTIPDLLLRPYVSGRSLHVGSLMIAYTLGPLLFGWYGIFLAPMFLVTIIHFSRIVLPELMAPEPIQPFAVDPGTLDPSDGVDDVAAEDATAEGTK; from the coding sequence ATGTCGGTCCTCGAGATCGCTCGCTATCGATTCGGCTGGTGGGGGTTCGGAGTCGCGCTGGGGGCCGCACTGATGTACGTCGTGTACTCGTTTATCGGGACCTTCGTCTTCGGCGTGTTCATCTACTACGCCACCCGACCGATCTACCGCCGGATCCGGCGGGTGATCCGGCAGCCGACCCTCGCGGCCGCCGTCTCGCTGTTCGCGCTCACCCTCCCCGCACTCCTGCTCGTGGTCTACGCCCTGAGTATCGCGCTGAACCAGCTTCAGCGATACGCCGACGACGGGATGGGCCTCCTGTCGACCCTACCGTTCGTCGACTCCGAGTTGATCGAGAACGTCGCGGATCCCGCCACGCTCCTCGAACTCGACCCACAGGAGTATCTCACCGGCGAGGGCATCGCGTCGGCGCTCGCGTCGCTCGGTTCGGCGGTCGACACGGTCGCGTTTCTCGGCGTCGGCGCGGTCCACCTGTTCGTGATGTTCGCGCTCGCGTTCTACTTGCTCCGTGACGGCGGTCGGCTCTCGCGGTGGTCGATCAACAGGTTCGGCGACGACCGCGGACTCCTGCAGTCGTACGGCAAGGCGGTCGACCGCGACTTCAAGGCCATCTTCTTCGGGAACATCCTCAACGCGGTGTTCACGGGGACCATCGGCGTTCTCGTCTACTCCGTGTTGAACGTCTACGCGCCGGCCGGCGTCGCGATTCCCGCCGCCGCCCTCGTCGGTCTCCTCGCCGGCGTTGCGAGCCTGGTCCCCATGGTCGGGATGAAACTCGTATACGTCCCGGTGGCCGCCTATCTCGCCGTCCTGAGTCTCCTGACCGACCCGAACACGCTCTGGTTCGCCGGCACCTTCGCCGTCGTCTCCTTCGTCGTCGTCGACACCATCCCCGACCTCCTCCTGCGACCGTACGTCTCCGGTCGGAGCCTCCACGTCGGGAGCCTGATGATCGCGTACACGCTCGGACCGCTGCTCTTCGGTTGGTACGGCATCTTCCTCGCCCCGATGTTCCTCGTGACGATCATCCACTTCTCACGGATCGTCCTCCCGGAACTCATGGCTCCCGAACCCATCCAGCCGTTCGCCGTCGACCCCGGGACCCTCGACCCCTCGGACGGCGTCGACGACGTGGCCGCCGAGGACGCCACGGCCGAGGGGACGAAGTAG
- a CDS encoding GNAT family N-acetyltransferase: MGFALLGWPPDAPTLRLDYRRFAYAGKFVVGSTGKAVVRAATADRNGGDTRDADGDSTGSDPIPKAAVDTDYDDVLAAASFSADRTDPGRLCVRYVTVRTDRRGEGLGSRLLAFVAARADERGYDRVRIAVNNPAAYRAAYRAGFAFTGTETGLAELVCERPAPRPASRDVDGYRDGLARYRERDLDDETLARLDEARAAGPPPVVDPPGDEPGR, encoded by the coding sequence ATGGGGTTCGCCCTGCTCGGCTGGCCGCCCGACGCACCCACGCTCCGCCTCGACTACCGACGGTTCGCCTACGCCGGGAAGTTCGTCGTCGGATCGACCGGGAAGGCGGTCGTGCGAGCGGCGACGGCCGACCGGAACGGAGGCGACACCCGCGACGCCGACGGGGACTCCACCGGTTCGGACCCCATCCCGAAGGCGGCCGTCGACACCGACTACGACGACGTCCTCGCGGCCGCGTCGTTCAGCGCCGACCGCACCGATCCCGGCCGCCTGTGTGTCCGCTACGTCACCGTCCGGACCGACCGCCGCGGCGAGGGACTCGGCTCCCGACTCCTCGCCTTCGTCGCCGCCCGCGCCGACGAACGGGGGTACGACCGCGTCCGCATCGCCGTCAACAACCCCGCCGCCTACCGCGCCGCCTACCGCGCCGGGTTCGCGTTCACCGGCACGGAGACGGGGCTGGCGGAACTCGTCTGTGAGCGACCCGCCCCCCGGCCCGCGTCCCGTGACGTCGACGGCTACCGAGACGGCCTGGCCCGCTACCGCGAGCGCGACTTGGACGACGAGACGCTCGCTCGACTGGACGAGGCGCGGGCCGCCGGCCCTCCGCCCGTCGTCGACCCGCCCGGCGACGAACCCGGACGTTGA
- a CDS encoding universal stress protein encodes MYDDILLATDGEIGSKNATTHAIRLASLHDAVVHALFVVDEDVYSAYSGDEYVDEREGPEHGLEEVGEDALAAVRTQAADRGVEVVEALRHGRPHEVIVDYATENDADLAVLGTRRHPEEYRSLLGSVTDRVVRLSETPVTVVKTEVE; translated from the coding sequence ATGTACGACGACATCCTGCTCGCTACCGACGGCGAAATCGGCTCCAAGAACGCGACGACACACGCCATCCGACTGGCGTCGCTCCACGACGCCGTGGTTCACGCCCTCTTCGTCGTCGACGAGGACGTCTACTCGGCGTACAGCGGCGACGAGTACGTCGACGAGCGGGAGGGGCCGGAACACGGACTGGAAGAGGTCGGTGAGGACGCACTCGCGGCGGTGCGGACGCAGGCGGCCGACCGCGGCGTCGAGGTGGTCGAGGCGCTCCGACACGGCCGGCCACACGAGGTGATCGTCGACTACGCCACCGAGAACGACGCGGATCTGGCCGTCCTCGGGACGCGCCGCCACCCCGAGGAGTACCGGAGCCTCCTCGGGAGCGTCACCGACCGCGTCGTTCGCTTGTCGGAGACGCCCGTGACGGTGGTCAAGACGGAGGTCGAGTAG
- a CDS encoding ornithine cyclodeaminase family protein has protein sequence MTDTLFLTSEDVAGLATPAEYVDAVREGYRQRGEGAPAEPRTALYNEEPPGLFTSYTAVLPDDGVMGGYVYSAGFGEGDAWFVAPLYDAESGEPLALVDGASMNPFKTGATGAVGVDALARPDASAVAVVGSGAQARGQLRAVAAVRDVETVWVYSPTKDHRESFAGEMDRRLDASVAAVSSSDAAVEGADVVVTATNASEPVFDGDLLDPGTHVTAMGQYHPEKRELDDTTVARSTYVIDLRGRLERDAGSFIHAVDSGAVDADHCHAELGEVVAGEAPGRTDDDEITVFDSGGTGIETVAAAAMLYERAREAGLGESIAFAPASEALTGRE, from the coding sequence ATGACGGACACGCTGTTCCTGACGAGCGAGGACGTGGCGGGGCTGGCGACGCCGGCGGAGTACGTCGACGCCGTCCGCGAGGGGTACCGTCAGCGCGGCGAGGGCGCGCCCGCCGAGCCACGGACGGCGCTCTACAACGAGGAGCCGCCGGGCCTGTTCACCTCGTATACGGCCGTCCTCCCCGACGACGGGGTGATGGGCGGGTACGTGTACAGCGCGGGGTTCGGCGAGGGCGACGCGTGGTTCGTGGCGCCGCTGTACGACGCCGAGTCGGGCGAGCCGCTCGCACTCGTGGACGGCGCGAGCATGAACCCGTTCAAGACGGGGGCGACCGGCGCCGTCGGCGTCGACGCCCTCGCCCGGCCGGACGCGTCGGCCGTCGCCGTCGTCGGGTCGGGCGCACAGGCCCGCGGCCAACTCCGGGCCGTCGCGGCGGTTCGGGACGTGGAGACGGTCTGGGTGTACTCGCCGACGAAAGACCACCGCGAGTCCTTCGCGGGCGAGATGGACCGCCGCCTCGACGCCAGCGTCGCCGCCGTCTCCTCGTCCGACGCCGCCGTGGAGGGAGCGGACGTCGTCGTCACGGCGACGAACGCCTCGGAGCCGGTGTTCGACGGCGACCTGCTCGACCCCGGCACGCACGTGACGGCCATGGGACAGTACCACCCCGAGAAGCGTGAACTCGACGACACGACCGTCGCCCGGTCGACGTACGTGATCGACCTCCGGGGGCGACTCGAACGGGACGCGGGGTCGTTCATACACGCCGTCGACTCGGGGGCGGTCGACGCCGACCACTGCCACGCCGAACTCGGCGAGGTGGTCGCCGGCGAGGCGCCGGGACGAACCGACGACGACGAGATCACCGTCTTCGACAGCGGCGGGACGGGCATCGAGACGGTCGCCGCCGCCGCGATGCTCTACGAGCGGGCTCGGGAGGCCGGGCTGGGCGAGTCCATCGCGTTCGCGCCCGCGAGCGAGGCGCTGACCGGCCGGGAGTGA
- a CDS encoding MFS transporter, with translation MNGNDRSIVGLTMLAHGLVHTYELSIPIFVSIWLVEFDVIRLVGLEVGVTGATLGLIVTAGYGLFGLGALPGGVLADRVGSRPLIGACLFGMSGSFLLLAVAPGLVTVTLALLVWGAAASVYHPAGLTLISNGVEERGTGFAYHGIAGNLGIGFGPLATALLLLVLGWSTVAAALAVPAVLAGVYAVRAEFDETAAADADADARGDTGVASLAEFRSASRTLFAGAFVVVFAVVMCSGLYYRGVLTFLPNLLADLPGFEPIPLSALLPGVVAGGDRTLNPERYFYAGLLLVGVVGQYAGGKLTDRLRPEYGLVAVFTALAVLAATFLSVADAGLGPLFVVGALLGITLFAAQPMYQATVADYTPAGTRGLSYGYTYLGVFGIGAAGGAIAGAVLTYADADALFAVLAAIAVGGVGLTLFLVRGPDGARATEV, from the coding sequence GTGAACGGGAACGACCGGTCCATCGTCGGCCTGACGATGCTGGCACACGGGTTGGTCCACACCTACGAGCTGTCGATCCCGATCTTCGTCTCGATCTGGCTGGTCGAGTTCGACGTGATTCGACTGGTCGGGCTGGAGGTGGGCGTCACGGGGGCGACGCTCGGCCTGATCGTCACCGCGGGGTACGGGCTGTTCGGCCTCGGTGCACTCCCCGGCGGGGTACTCGCCGACCGTGTCGGGTCGCGACCGCTCATCGGTGCCTGTCTGTTCGGCATGAGTGGATCGTTCCTCCTCCTCGCCGTCGCTCCGGGACTGGTGACCGTGACGCTCGCCCTGTTGGTGTGGGGGGCGGCGGCGAGCGTCTACCACCCGGCGGGGCTGACGCTCATCAGCAACGGCGTCGAGGAGCGCGGCACCGGATTCGCGTACCACGGTATCGCCGGTAACCTCGGGATCGGGTTCGGGCCGCTCGCGACCGCACTCCTGTTGCTCGTTCTCGGCTGGTCGACCGTGGCCGCGGCGCTGGCGGTCCCCGCCGTCCTCGCCGGGGTGTACGCCGTCCGTGCCGAGTTCGACGAGACGGCTGCCGCCGACGCCGACGCCGACGCTCGCGGCGACACCGGCGTCGCCTCCCTCGCCGAGTTCCGGTCGGCGTCACGGACCCTGTTCGCCGGTGCGTTCGTCGTCGTCTTCGCGGTCGTGATGTGTTCCGGGCTCTACTACCGCGGTGTGCTAACGTTCCTCCCGAACCTCCTTGCCGACCTCCCGGGCTTCGAGCCGATCCCACTCTCGGCGCTCCTGCCGGGAGTCGTGGCCGGCGGCGACCGCACCCTCAACCCCGAGCGATACTTCTACGCCGGACTCTTGCTCGTCGGCGTCGTCGGCCAGTATGCCGGCGGCAAACTCACCGACCGTCTCCGGCCGGAGTACGGTCTCGTGGCCGTCTTCACGGCGCTCGCAGTTCTCGCCGCGACGTTCCTCTCGGTCGCCGACGCGGGACTCGGTCCGCTGTTCGTCGTCGGGGCGTTGTTGGGGATCACGCTGTTCGCCGCCCAGCCGATGTACCAGGCGACCGTCGCCGACTACACCCCCGCCGGGACGCGTGGGCTCTCGTACGGCTACACGTATCTCGGCGTGTTCGGGATCGGTGCGGCCGGCGGGGCCATCGCGGGTGCCGTCCTCACGTACGCCGACGCCGACGCGCTGTTTGCCGTCCTCGCCGCCATCGCGGTCGGCGGGGTCGGCCTGACGCTCTTCCTCGTCCGGGGTCCGGACGGCGCGCGCGCTACCGAAGTTTGA
- a CDS encoding mRNA surveillance protein pelota has product MRIQSRGRGEEGRTRLTVVPENVDDLWHLSYVLEPGDDVEGDTSRRIQRDDDKMRDTGGEREHLHVTLEVEEVEFARFANRLRVSGVIVGCSREDQLGHHHTLNVEEHDELTVIKHFKPDQMARIEEAEAAAENPDVAIATVEEGEAHVHTVAQYGTEEYASFTRPTGKGEYARPRSELFAELGEALAHLDPDAVILAGPGFTKGDALDHLEDDYADVAEKTTTVDTSGVGDRGVHEVLKRGALDEVQTETRIAREAELIDDLTEEIATGEKATYGIEAVAEAAEYGAVETLLVLDDRLREERQGRGDWDVDADEVVTSVERQGGDVVVFSGEFEPGQRLKNLGGIAALLRYRLE; this is encoded by the coding sequence ATGCGAATCCAGAGCCGTGGTCGCGGCGAGGAGGGACGCACTCGGCTGACGGTCGTCCCGGAGAACGTCGACGACCTCTGGCACCTCTCGTACGTCCTGGAACCCGGCGACGACGTTGAGGGGGACACGAGCCGCCGGATCCAGCGCGACGACGACAAGATGCGCGACACCGGGGGGGAGCGCGAACACCTCCACGTCACCCTGGAGGTGGAGGAGGTGGAGTTCGCCCGCTTCGCCAACCGCCTGCGCGTGAGCGGCGTCATCGTCGGCTGTTCCCGCGAGGACCAACTCGGCCACCACCACACTCTCAACGTCGAGGAACACGACGAACTGACGGTGATCAAACACTTCAAGCCGGATCAGATGGCGCGCATCGAGGAGGCCGAGGCCGCGGCCGAGAACCCCGACGTGGCCATCGCCACCGTCGAGGAGGGGGAGGCCCACGTCCACACCGTCGCCCAGTACGGCACCGAGGAGTACGCCTCCTTCACCCGCCCGACGGGGAAGGGGGAGTACGCCCGTCCCCGATCCGAACTGTTCGCCGAACTGGGCGAGGCGCTCGCCCACCTCGACCCCGACGCGGTGATCCTCGCCGGGCCGGGTTTCACCAAAGGGGACGCCCTAGATCACCTCGAAGACGATTACGCCGATGTCGCCGAGAAGACCACCACCGTCGACACGTCCGGCGTCGGCGACCGGGGTGTCCACGAGGTGCTCAAGCGGGGGGCACTCGACGAGGTCCAGACCGAGACGCGCATCGCACGGGAGGCAGAACTCATCGACGACCTGACCGAGGAGATAGCGACGGGCGAGAAGGCCACCTACGGTATCGAGGCGGTGGCCGAGGCCGCCGAGTACGGTGCCGTCGAGACGCTCTTGGTGCTCGACGACCGCCTCCGCGAGGAGCGCCAGGGGCGGGGCGACTGGGACGTCGACGCCGACGAGGTCGTCACCTCCGTCGAGCGACAGGGCGGCGACGTGGTCGTCTTCTCCGGCGAGTTCGAACCCGGACAGCGCCTGAAGAATCTGGGCGGGATCGCTGCCCTGTTGCGCTACCGACTGGAGTGA
- a CDS encoding tetrahydrofolate dehydrogenase/cyclohydrolase catalytic domain-containing protein: MTQVIDGDAVASDVRDGLGDAIATLDDAGVTPTLATVLMSDDPASETYVSMKQQDCEEVGIEALDVELDPEAPAEELFDTVEDLNADPDVNGILVQMPVPDHVSDRDVIRAIDPEKDVDGFHPENVGRLVAGDPVFKPCTPHGVLKLLDAADVETEGADVAVVGRSNIVGKPLANLLIQKADYGNATVTVCHSRTDDLAEKTRRADVVVAAVGVPELVDGSMLTEGTVVIDVGVNRVERDGESTLVGDVDFESAKEVASAITPVPGGVGPMTRAMLLYNTVTAASRQADVAVDLP; encoded by the coding sequence ATGACTCAGGTTATCGACGGCGACGCGGTCGCGAGCGACGTCCGCGACGGACTCGGTGACGCCATCGCGACGCTCGACGACGCGGGCGTCACGCCGACGCTCGCCACCGTACTGATGAGCGACGACCCCGCGAGCGAGACGTACGTCTCGATGAAACAGCAGGACTGCGAGGAGGTGGGTATCGAGGCGCTGGACGTGGAACTGGACCCCGAGGCACCCGCGGAGGAACTGTTCGACACCGTCGAGGACCTGAACGCCGATCCGGACGTCAACGGCATCCTCGTCCAGATGCCCGTCCCGGACCACGTCTCCGACCGCGACGTGATCCGGGCTATCGACCCCGAGAAGGACGTCGACGGCTTCCACCCCGAGAACGTCGGCCGACTGGTCGCGGGCGACCCCGTGTTCAAGCCGTGTACGCCCCACGGCGTCCTGAAACTCCTCGACGCGGCCGACGTGGAGACCGAGGGCGCGGACGTGGCCGTCGTCGGGCGGTCGAACATCGTCGGCAAGCCCCTCGCCAACCTCCTGATCCAGAAGGCCGACTACGGCAACGCGACGGTGACCGTCTGTCACTCCCGGACCGACGACCTGGCCGAGAAGACCCGACGGGCGGACGTAGTCGTCGCCGCCGTCGGCGTGCCCGAACTCGTCGACGGGTCGATGCTCACCGAGGGGACCGTCGTCATCGACGTGGGCGTCAACCGGGTCGAACGCGACGGCGAGTCGACGCTCGTCGGCGACGTGGACTTCGAGAGCGCGAAAGAGGTGGCGAGCGCCATCACGCCCGTCCCCGGCGGTGTCGGACCGATGACCCGCGCGATGCTCCTGTACAACACGGTGACGGCTGCGAGTCGGCAGGCGGACGTGGCCGTCGACCTGCCGTAG
- the fen gene encoding flap endonuclease-1, which produces MGNADLRQLAALSEVAWEEVAGSVVAVDAHNWLYRYLTTTVKWTNDEVYTTEAGEEVANLVGVVQGLPKFFDHDLTPVFVFDGGVTDLKDDEVAERREQRERAEERLADAEQRGDAVEAARLDARTQRLTDVILETTRDLLSLLDVPVVDAPAEGEAQAAYMARRGDVDYAGSEDYDTLLFGAPLTLRQLTSKGKPELMDLGATLDRHGIILEQLIDVAILCGTDFNPGVDGVGPKTALRAVEAHGDLWGALDAEGWRVANADRVRDLFRDPPVTDDYALDTDLDPDVAAARTYVTEEWDVDADEVARGFDRIESALVQTGLDRWT; this is translated from the coding sequence ATGGGTAACGCAGACCTGCGGCAACTCGCCGCCCTCTCCGAGGTGGCGTGGGAGGAGGTGGCGGGAAGCGTCGTCGCCGTCGACGCGCACAACTGGCTGTACCGCTATCTCACGACGACGGTCAAGTGGACGAACGACGAGGTGTACACCACCGAGGCGGGCGAGGAGGTGGCGAACCTCGTGGGTGTCGTCCAGGGCCTCCCCAAGTTCTTCGATCACGACCTGACGCCCGTGTTCGTCTTCGACGGCGGCGTCACGGACCTGAAAGACGACGAGGTGGCCGAGCGCCGCGAACAGCGTGAGCGTGCCGAGGAGCGACTGGCCGACGCCGAACAGCGGGGTGACGCCGTTGAGGCCGCCCGCCTCGATGCGCGCACCCAGCGGCTCACCGACGTGATCCTGGAGACGACCCGGGACCTGCTCTCCCTCCTCGACGTGCCGGTCGTCGACGCGCCCGCGGAGGGTGAGGCACAAGCGGCGTACATGGCCCGCCGCGGCGACGTCGACTACGCCGGGAGCGAGGACTACGACACCCTGCTCTTTGGCGCGCCGCTGACACTCCGTCAGTTGACGAGCAAAGGGAAGCCGGAACTGATGGACCTCGGCGCGACGCTCGACCGCCACGGGATCATCCTCGAACAGTTGATCGACGTAGCGATCCTCTGTGGCACCGACTTCAACCCTGGCGTCGACGGCGTCGGCCCGAAGACGGCACTCCGGGCCGTCGAGGCCCACGGCGACCTGTGGGGTGCCCTCGACGCCGAGGGCTGGCGGGTGGCGAACGCCGACCGGGTGCGCGACCTGTTTCGTGATCCGCCGGTGACCGACGACTACGCCCTCGACACCGACCTCGACCCCGACGTGGCGGCCGCCCGAACCTACGTGACCGAGGAGTGGGACGTCGACGCCGACGAGGTTGCCCGCGGCTTCGACCGCATCGAGTCGGCGCTGGTCCAGACCGGGCTAGACCGCTGGACCTGA
- a CDS encoding DUF3054 domain-containing protein, translated as MANAVADFFDRRLDGRAVPMAVGDLLVIAALFGAGTVYHNGVAFVASNPGYLAGTIGPFLVGWIVAAPLLGAYAPGAAESSKAAVPLAIRSWLLADAIAMGLRATPFVRGGVQLSFVLVSLGVGIVGLALWRTLLFKLR; from the coding sequence ATGGCAAACGCAGTCGCTGACTTCTTCGACCGTCGGCTGGACGGCCGGGCCGTCCCGATGGCGGTGGGTGACCTGCTCGTCATCGCCGCGCTGTTCGGCGCGGGGACCGTCTACCACAACGGAGTGGCCTTCGTCGCCTCGAACCCCGGCTACCTCGCCGGTACCATCGGTCCGTTCCTCGTGGGGTGGATCGTCGCCGCCCCCCTGCTCGGCGCGTACGCGCCCGGCGCGGCCGAGTCGTCGAAGGCAGCCGTCCCGCTGGCGATCCGGTCGTGGCTCCTCGCCGACGCCATCGCGATGGGGCTTCGGGCGACGCCGTTCGTCCGTGGCGGGGTCCAGTTGTCGTTCGTCCTCGTCTCGCTGGGTGTCGGCATCGTCGGCCTGGCACTCTGGCGGACGCTCCTGTTCAAACTTCGGTAG
- a CDS encoding DUF7117 family protein, protein MKVRGRRECQACGCRWSYYETGSVACPDCESLRSVGVDDRTLHTDASATLDLTPYRTAEHEGSLSDVVDDCKRDLRAYVRRRGFVDAGELQPLDDTVLAANELLQVIDAFHRERDPSDADRRYLLALLRGADDGERPPPDAVSETLAPARGLAYANAVADYRRDVLDWLDEHPDEAARHTLGSIHERIKRVRALEGDVSPADAESLVRAAREVGTYLIDGDESSLSAARERLR, encoded by the coding sequence ATGAAGGTCCGCGGCCGGCGGGAGTGTCAGGCGTGTGGCTGCCGGTGGTCGTACTACGAGACCGGAAGCGTGGCGTGTCCGGACTGTGAGAGCCTCCGGAGCGTCGGCGTCGACGACCGCACCCTCCACACCGACGCGTCCGCGACGCTCGATCTGACGCCGTATCGCACCGCCGAACACGAGGGGTCGCTGTCCGACGTCGTCGACGACTGCAAGCGCGACCTGCGGGCGTACGTCCGGCGCCGCGGCTTCGTCGACGCCGGCGAACTCCAACCGCTCGACGACACCGTCCTGGCGGCGAACGAACTCCTGCAGGTGATCGACGCCTTCCACCGGGAACGTGATCCGAGCGACGCCGACCGGCGCTACCTGCTCGCCCTGCTCCGCGGGGCCGACGACGGGGAGCGACCGCCGCCGGACGCCGTCTCCGAGACGCTGGCTCCGGCCCGCGGGCTGGCGTACGCCAACGCCGTCGCCGACTACCGCCGTGACGTCCTCGACTGGTTGGACGAACACCCCGACGAGGCCGCCCGCCACACGCTCGGCTCGATCCACGAACGCATCAAGCGGGTGCGCGCCCTCGAGGGTGACGTGTCGCCGGCCGACGCCGAGTCGCTGGTTCGGGCGGCCCGGGAGGTCGGCACGTACCTGATCGACGGCGACGAGTCGTCGCTGTCGGCCGCCCGCGAGCGGCTTCGGTGA